From Eptesicus fuscus isolate TK198812 chromosome 14, DD_ASM_mEF_20220401, whole genome shotgun sequence, one genomic window encodes:
- the LOC103297303 gene encoding taste receptor type 2 member 41: protein MQPAFTALFMLLFVLLCLLGILANGFIVLVLSREWRRLGRLLPSDMILISLGASRFCLQRVGMVHNFYSFFHLGEFSKDPAWQLFVHQRDLLNSATFWFGIWLSVLFCMKIANLTHPTFLWLTWRFPRSEPWLLLGPLLISTIITLLFLWRNYAMDPGFFIREVYENMTYMERVMRMEIHYFLPLKFVTLSIPCSLFLVSTALLIHSLRRHTQTMRQSAHSLQDANTEAHTRALKSLIFFLVLDILSFMSLVIDTIGFFSTESDWFWPWQIVTYLCTSVHPFILTLSNPRLREVFRQLLLFARGFWLV, encoded by the coding sequence ATGCAGCCAGCATTCACAGCCCTCTTCATGCTGCTCTTTGTTCTGCTGTGTCTCCTGGGAATCCTGGCCAATGGCTTCATTGTGCTGGTGCTGAGCAGAGAATGGAGGCGGCTTGGGAGGCTGCTCCCTTCTGACATGATCCTCATTAGCTTGGGTGCCTCCCGTTTCTGCCTGCAGAGGGTTGGAATGGTGCACAACTTTTACTCCTTCTTCCACCTAGGGGAATTCAGCAAGGATCCTGCATGGCAGCTCTTTGTTCACCAACGGGACTTGCTGAATTCAGCCACCTTCTGGTTCGGTATCTGGCTCAGTGTCCTCTTCTGCATGAAGATTGCTAACCTCACCCACCCTACCTTCCTCTGGCTGACGTGGAGGTTCCCAAGGTCAGAGCCCTGGCTTCTGCTGGGCCCTCTCCTGATCTCCACCATCATCACCCTGCTCTTCTTGTGGAGAAACTACGCTATGGATCCAGGTTTCTTTATTAGAGAAGTTTATGAGAATATGACCTACATGGAGAGGGTCATGAGGATGGAAATTCACTATTTCCTACCCCTCAAATTTGTCACGTTGTCAATTCCTTGTTCACTTTTTCTGGTCTCAACTGCATTGTTGATTCATTCTTTGAGGAGACACACTCAGACAATGCGGCAAAGTGCCCACAGCCTGCAAGACGCCAACACCGAGGCTCACACCAGAGCTCTGAAGTCACTCATCTTCTTCCTCGTTCTTGACATTCTGTCTTTCATGTCCCTGGTCATTGATACTATAGGTTTCTTTTCCACAGAGAGTGACTGGTTCTGGCCATGGCAAATTGTAACCTACCTGTGCACATCTGTCCATCCCTTTATCCTCACCCTCAGCAACCCCAGGCTTCGAGAGGTGTTCAGGCAGCTACTTCTGTTTGCCAGGGGCTTCTGGCTGGTCTAG
- the LOC103297302 gene encoding olfactory receptor 10AC1 gives MDSLSNATMSRGFLLQGFSEFPHLRPVLFLLLLAVHLVTLSGNLLILVAVAYMPSRPPMLLFLCQLSAIELCYTLVVVPRSLADLAAPCLGLGRGCPISFLGCAVQMQMFVALGGAECFLLAAMAYDRYMAICHPLRYAAVVTPGLCARLALACCLGGLTVSVGLTVAVFHLPFCGSHLLVHFFCDITALLHLACTRSYMDELPLLGACLVLLLLPLVLILASYGAIATALHHQHSPGGRRKAASTCGSHLAVTFLHYGCATFMYVRPKASYSPRWDRTLALIYTNVTPLLYPFIYSLRNCEVMVAIRRVLGRWQLGQPQGPSVRTMTAGRGQARVGSSTP, from the coding sequence ATGGACAGCCTCAGCAATGCTACCATGTCCCGGGGTTTTCTCCTTCAGGGCTTCTCTGAGTTCCCACACCTGAGGCCTGTGCTCTTCCTGCTGCTACTGGCTGTGCACCTGGTCACCCTGAGTGGGAACCTGCTCATCCTGGTGGCAGTGGCCTACATGCCCAGCCGGCCACCCATGCTGCTTTTCCTATGCCAGCTGTCAGCCATTGAGCTCTGCTACACCCTGGTGGTGGTGCCCCGCTCCCTGGCTGACCTGGCTGCACCGTGCCTTGGCCTCGGCAGGGGCTGCCCCATCTCTTTCCTGGGCTGTGCGGTTCAGATGCAGATGTTCGTGGCACTGGGTGGGGCCGAGTGCTTCCTGCTGGCCGCCATGGCCTATGACCGCTACATGGCCATCTGCCACCCACTGCGTTATGCGGCTGTGGTGACCCCGGGGCTGTGTGCGCGACTGGCCCTGGCCTGCTGCCTTGGGGGACTGACAGTGTCCGTGGGGCTCACGGTGGCGGTCTTCCACCTGCCTTTCTGTGGCTCCCACCTGCTGGTGCATTTCTTCTGCGACATCACAGCGCTGTTGCACCTGGCCTGCACGCGGAGCTACATGGATGAGCTGCCCCTGCTGGGTGCCtgcctggtgctgctgctgctgcccttggTACTCATCTTGGCTTCCTATGGCGCCATCGCCACCGCCCTGCACCACCAGCACTCCCCTGGGGGCCGGCGCAAGGCTGCCTCTACCTGTGGCTCGCACCTGGCCGTCACCTTTCTGCATTATGGCTGCGCCACCTTTATGTATGTGCGGCCTAAGGCTAGCTACTCCCCGCGGTGGGACCGCACACTGGCGCTCATCTACACCAATGTCACACCGCTGCTCTACCCATTCATCTACAGCCTGCGCAACTGTGAGGTCATGGTCGCCATCCGCAGGGTGCTGGGGCGGTGGCAGCTGGGCCAACCACAGGGTCCGTCTGTACGAACCATGacagcaggcaggggccaggccagagTAGGCAGCTCTACTCCCTAA